One genomic window of Arthrobacter caoxuetaonis includes the following:
- a CDS encoding acyl-CoA dehydrogenase family protein, translating to MSTATASAKTQNHDPLLFEALLDPSERAVLEDFRSALSGLDDTVLNRAWERAEFPFDLLQPLAATGQLGRHLHPGAEPSHLLRGMLTAELARKDASLATFAGVSGSLFGLSVRRFGSPAQQARILPAVASGELVGAFALTEPGSGSDIAGGMSTTARRDGDGWVINGTKRWIGNATWGHEAVVWAKEQGGDGRFLGFLVPTGTPGWSAEKIEGKYSLRSVQNAHITLNDVRVPDTARLPGVESFRQISEVLKFTRLEVGWTALGNAVGAFDAALAHAVNHHQFGRPLARFQLVQDLLVRAEVNITSTLGALVQAARLADRDELQEEHASLVKLMAASQARETVALCREVLGGNGIVLENKVMKHFMDAEAIYTFEGTHQINTLIVGRALTGHSAFA from the coding sequence ATGAGCACCGCCACCGCATCCGCCAAAACCCAGAACCATGACCCGCTGCTCTTTGAGGCGCTGCTGGATCCCTCGGAGCGGGCAGTGCTGGAGGACTTCCGTTCAGCCTTGTCCGGCCTGGACGACACCGTGCTGAACCGTGCGTGGGAGAGGGCGGAATTCCCGTTCGATCTCCTGCAGCCTCTGGCCGCCACCGGGCAGCTGGGCCGGCACTTGCACCCCGGAGCCGAACCCAGCCACCTGCTGCGCGGAATGCTCACCGCGGAACTGGCCCGCAAGGACGCCTCCCTAGCCACCTTCGCAGGAGTCAGCGGCTCGCTGTTCGGGCTTTCGGTGCGCCGCTTCGGTTCACCCGCCCAGCAAGCCCGGATCCTGCCCGCGGTGGCCAGCGGTGAACTGGTCGGTGCGTTCGCGCTCACCGAACCCGGCTCCGGCTCCGACATCGCCGGCGGGATGAGCACCACAGCGCGCCGCGACGGCGACGGCTGGGTCATCAACGGCACCAAACGGTGGATCGGCAACGCCACTTGGGGTCATGAAGCTGTCGTCTGGGCCAAGGAACAGGGCGGAGACGGGCGGTTCCTGGGGTTCCTCGTCCCCACCGGCACCCCAGGATGGTCGGCCGAAAAGATTGAGGGCAAGTACAGCCTGCGCAGCGTGCAGAACGCCCACATCACCCTCAACGACGTACGCGTCCCGGACACAGCCCGGCTGCCCGGAGTCGAATCCTTCCGCCAAATCTCCGAAGTCCTGAAGTTCACCCGCCTGGAGGTCGGATGGACGGCCCTGGGCAACGCGGTCGGTGCCTTCGACGCGGCCCTGGCCCACGCCGTCAACCACCACCAGTTCGGCCGCCCGCTGGCACGGTTCCAACTCGTGCAGGACCTGCTCGTCCGCGCCGAAGTGAACATCACCTCCACCCTCGGCGCACTGGTCCAGGCAGCACGGCTCGCCGACCGGGACGAGCTGCAGGAGGAACACGCCTCACTGGTGAAACTCATGGCCGCGTCCCAGGCGCGCGAGACCGTCGCCCTGTGCCGGGAGGTGCTCGGCGGCAACGGAATCGTGCTGGAGAACAAGGTGATGAAGCACTTCATGGACGCCGAAGCGATCTACACCTTCGAAGGCACGCACCAGATCAACACCCTGATCGTCGGTCGGGCCCTCACCGGCCACTCGGCCTTCGCCTAG
- a CDS encoding N(5)-(carboxyethyl)ornithine synthase, translating to MRKPAERRLAIHPLHLERVAPELRQQLILEEGYGETFGVADDVLQPLVGGMLPRTQLLAEADVVLLPKPQPEDLAELRAGQTLWGWPHCVQDRAITQLAIDKKLTLIAFEAMNHWKSDGGFGLHVFHKNNELAGYCSVLHALALTGSTGDYGRRLSAVVIGFGATARGAVTALNAHGIHDVQVLTNRDVAAVGSPIHSARISQFDHDPQAPFLSEVITDDGRVPLAPFLAESDIVVNCTLQDPNAPLTYLRTGDLAAFRPGSLIVDVSCDEGMGFEWAKTTSFADPMFEVGERISYYAVDHSPSYLWNSASWEISEALLPFLETVLAGPEAWHENETIRKAIEIRGGVIQNKDVLQFQQRESGYPHAALGSR from the coding sequence ATGCGGAAACCCGCTGAGCGGCGGCTGGCGATCCACCCGCTGCACCTTGAACGCGTCGCACCCGAACTCCGGCAGCAGCTAATTCTTGAAGAGGGCTACGGAGAGACGTTTGGTGTTGCAGACGATGTCCTGCAGCCGCTTGTGGGAGGGATGCTCCCGCGGACGCAGCTGCTGGCGGAGGCCGACGTCGTTCTCCTGCCGAAGCCCCAGCCGGAGGACCTGGCCGAGCTGCGGGCGGGGCAGACGCTGTGGGGCTGGCCGCACTGTGTGCAGGACCGCGCGATCACGCAGCTGGCCATCGACAAGAAGCTGACCCTGATCGCCTTCGAGGCGATGAACCACTGGAAGAGCGACGGCGGCTTCGGGCTCCACGTTTTCCACAAGAACAATGAGCTTGCCGGTTACTGCTCCGTGCTCCATGCCCTGGCCCTGACCGGGTCCACAGGTGATTACGGCCGGCGGCTGAGCGCCGTCGTCATCGGTTTCGGTGCCACTGCCCGCGGCGCCGTTACCGCCCTGAACGCCCACGGCATCCACGATGTGCAGGTGCTGACCAACCGCGACGTCGCGGCGGTCGGTTCACCGATCCACTCGGCGCGGATCAGCCAGTTCGACCACGATCCGCAGGCACCGTTCCTGAGCGAGGTCATCACCGACGACGGCCGGGTGCCGCTGGCCCCGTTCCTCGCCGAAAGCGACATCGTGGTGAACTGCACCCTGCAGGATCCCAACGCGCCGCTGACCTACCTGCGCACCGGGGACCTGGCCGCATTCCGGCCCGGCAGCCTGATCGTGGATGTCTCCTGCGACGAAGGCATGGGCTTCGAATGGGCGAAAACCACCAGTTTCGCGGATCCCATGTTCGAGGTTGGCGAGCGCATCAGCTACTACGCCGTGGACCACAGCCCGTCCTACCTCTGGAACTCCGCCAGCTGGGAGATCAGCGAGGCGCTGCTGCCCTTCCTGGAGACGGTCCTTGCGGGTCCCGAAGCATGGCACGAGAACGAGACCATCCGGAAAGCCATCGAAATCCGCGGCGGCGTCATCCAGAACAAGGACGTGCTGCAGTTCCAGCAGCGGGAGTCCGGCTACCCGCACGCCGCGCTGGGCAGCCGGTAG